The Thermotoga sp. SG1 genome includes a window with the following:
- the aroB gene encoding bifunctional shikimate kinase AroK/3-dehydroquinate synthase AroB, with protein sequence MRIFLVGMMGSGKSTIGRKVSEVLDLEFVDMDDEIEKREGRSIKRIFEEDGEEYFRLKEKALLKELVERDNIVVSTGGGVVIDPENRDILKRGKTIFLYAPPEVLIERVTEENRPLLKEGKEKIYEIWEKRKHFYAEFKRIDTSKLNEWETTALVVLEAMDEVEVSAMEKPHPVKIVLGGFKRVKNEDLVFTTERVKKIYGRYLPENCLVFLDGEAVKTLEHVSRAYYELVQMDFPRGKVIAGVGGGALTDFTGFVASTFKRGVGLSFYPTTLLAQVDASVGGKNAIDFAGVKNIVGTFRMPDYVIIDPVVTLSMDEGRFEEGVVEAFKMILLSGRGLELFDEPQKIGKRNLRILSEMVKISVEEKAKIVIEDPCDKGLRHALNLGHTLGHVYEMLEGVPHGIAVAWGIERETMYLYRRGIVPKETFRWIVEKVKEILPIPVPSVDKEKARDLILNDKKIVKGTRVRLPYVKEIGKVEFLEVDPVELLEVID encoded by the coding sequence ATGAGGATTTTCCTTGTTGGGATGATGGGTTCTGGAAAGAGTACGATCGGTAGGAAGGTTTCAGAGGTTCTCGATCTTGAATTTGTAGACATGGACGATGAGATAGAGAAGAGAGAAGGAAGGAGTATCAAAAGGATTTTTGAAGAGGACGGGGAAGAATACTTTCGGCTGAAGGAGAAAGCGCTTTTGAAAGAACTCGTTGAAAGGGACAACATCGTTGTGTCAACGGGTGGAGGTGTGGTGATAGATCCGGAAAACAGGGATATCCTGAAGAGGGGGAAGACCATTTTTCTCTACGCTCCTCCCGAAGTACTGATTGAGAGGGTGACGGAGGAAAACAGACCTCTTCTCAAGGAGGGTAAAGAAAAGATATACGAGATCTGGGAGAAAAGAAAACACTTCTACGCGGAGTTCAAGAGGATCGACACTTCCAAACTGAACGAATGGGAAACAACCGCTCTTGTTGTGCTTGAGGCAATGGACGAAGTTGAAGTTTCGGCGATGGAGAAGCCCCATCCTGTGAAGATCGTTCTTGGGGGATTCAAGAGGGTAAAAAACGAAGATCTGGTTTTCACCACGGAGAGGGTAAAAAAGATTTACGGGAGATATCTTCCTGAAAACTGCCTTGTCTTTCTTGATGGAGAAGCGGTGAAGACGCTGGAGCATGTTTCAAGGGCATATTATGAACTTGTACAGATGGATTTTCCAAGAGGAAAGGTCATTGCCGGTGTGGGAGGAGGGGCTCTTACCGATTTCACCGGTTTTGTGGCGAGTACCTTCAAAAGAGGTGTGGGACTTTCTTTCTATCCCACCACCCTTCTTGCTCAGGTTGATGCCTCCGTCGGAGGAAAGAACGCCATCGATTTTGCAGGGGTAAAGAATATCGTTGGGACTTTCAGGATGCCGGACTACGTGATCATAGATCCCGTTGTCACTCTCTCAATGGATGAGGGAAGGTTTGAAGAGGGGGTGGTGGAAGCCTTCAAGATGATACTTCTTTCTGGGAGAGGGCTGGAACTCTTCGATGAACCACAGAAGATAGGAAAAAGAAATCTTAGGATACTCAGTGAGATGGTAAAGATATCGGTGGAGGAAAAAGCAAAGATAGTAATAGAAGATCCCTGCGACAAAGGTTTGAGACACGCTCTGAATCTGGGACACACCCTTGGGCATGTCTACGAGATGCTTGAAGGGGTCCCACACGGTATAGCAGTAGCGTGGGGAATCGAAAGAGAAACGATGTATCTGTACAGAAGAGGGATCGTTCCAAAGGAGACCTTCAGGTGGATCGTTGAAAAAGTCAAAGAGATCTTGCCCATTCCTGTCCCATCCGTTGACAAAGAAAAGGCTAGAGATCTCATCCTGAACGACAAAAAGATTGTGAAAGGAACTAGAGTGAGACTTCCTTACGTGAAGGAAATTGGAAAGGTGGAGTTCCTTGAAGTAGACCCTGTTGAGCTTTTGGAGGTGATAGATTGA
- the aroC gene encoding chorismate synthase encodes MKLTIAGDSHGKYMVAILEGLPSGIRVDEDLIRRDLFRRRNCYGRGKRMKIEEDAFEIVSGLWKGITTGAPVTILIPNKAANPVKDVRSVPRPGHIDYAAWVKYKLPDLNIYVERSSARWTVALTAAGALLKSLLREFGVEVLGYVTKLGNVEARDIPDNFEELKKRRDESEVFCPDPEATKEMIAEIDRAKEEGNTLGGKVRVIAKGVPAGLGSYSDLFEKLDSKIGALFFAIPAVKGVLIGSEEMWYGFDYLDEFEIENGRIKRKTNNLGGIEGGISNGEDIWVNVYIKPIPTTGKPLDSVDLRTMKPEKTPYVRSDVTAVPPASVVCEAALSVVVSAVLLDHLGEGNINDLKRRFENEDFPCWDDGFWKEYDR; translated from the coding sequence ATGAAGCTTACAATAGCGGGGGATTCCCATGGTAAATACATGGTCGCAATTCTGGAAGGTCTGCCTTCGGGGATAAGAGTGGATGAGGATCTCATAAGAAGGGATCTTTTCAGAAGGAGAAACTGCTACGGTAGAGGAAAGAGAATGAAGATAGAAGAGGACGCGTTCGAAATAGTCTCAGGATTGTGGAAAGGAATCACAACGGGTGCACCGGTGACCATTCTCATTCCCAACAAAGCGGCAAACCCAGTAAAGGACGTTCGAAGTGTCCCAAGACCTGGTCACATCGATTACGCCGCATGGGTGAAATACAAACTCCCTGATCTGAACATCTACGTGGAACGATCCAGTGCAAGATGGACAGTAGCTCTCACAGCGGCAGGTGCTCTCTTGAAGAGTCTTCTCAGAGAGTTCGGTGTCGAAGTGTTGGGATACGTCACAAAACTTGGTAACGTCGAAGCAAGAGATATACCAGATAACTTCGAGGAATTGAAAAAAAGAAGAGACGAATCGGAGGTTTTCTGCCCCGATCCTGAAGCAACGAAAGAGATGATCGCCGAGATCGATAGAGCGAAAGAAGAAGGAAACACCCTCGGTGGAAAGGTCAGGGTTATTGCAAAGGGTGTTCCAGCGGGACTGGGAAGTTACTCGGATTTGTTTGAAAAGCTCGATTCGAAAATAGGCGCACTCTTTTTTGCCATTCCTGCCGTTAAGGGAGTTTTGATTGGAAGTGAAGAGATGTGGTACGGGTTTGATTATCTGGACGAGTTTGAGATAGAGAATGGTCGGATAAAGAGAAAAACGAACAACCTTGGTGGAATAGAAGGTGGGATTTCCAATGGAGAGGATATCTGGGTGAACGTCTACATAAAGCCCATTCCCACCACAGGAAAACCTCTGGATTCTGTTGATCTGAGAACGATGAAACCCGAAAAAACACCGTACGTGAGGTCGGATGTGACCGCAGTGCCTCCCGCTTCTGTTGTGTGCGAGGCGGCTCTTTCTGTGGTAGTTTCGGCCGTTTTGCTCGATCACCTGGGCGAAGGAAACATTAACGACCTGAAAAGGAGGTTCGAGAATGAGGATTTTCCTTGTTGGGATGATGGGTTCTGGAAAGAGTACGATCGGTAG
- the aroE gene encoding shikimate 5-dehydrogenase, translated as MRFCIIGYPVKHSISPRLYNEYFKKAGMDHQYTMEEIPPENFDAEIKRVLKEYDGFNVTIPHKERVISYVNLSEDARRIKAVNCVFRREGYNTDWVGVVRSLEGVKVKEPVVVVGAGGAARAVIYALLQLGVRDIWVVNRTLERAKNLGFPVKVFSLDRLDEMVREANSLFNTTSVGMKGEKLAISDDSLKNLDLVYDVIYFDTPLTMKARELGVKHVIKGNLMFYYQAMENLKIWGIYVEEVFRGVFGEVLR; from the coding sequence ATGAGATTTTGCATCATTGGATATCCGGTGAAGCACAGTATATCTCCTCGACTGTACAACGAGTATTTCAAGAAAGCAGGAATGGATCATCAGTACACCATGGAAGAGATACCACCGGAAAACTTCGATGCCGAGATAAAAAGAGTTTTAAAAGAATACGATGGATTCAACGTTACCATTCCACATAAAGAAAGAGTGATTAGCTATGTGAATCTCTCCGAAGACGCAAGAAGAATAAAAGCGGTCAACTGCGTTTTTCGTAGAGAGGGATACAATACGGATTGGGTCGGTGTTGTGAGATCGCTTGAAGGTGTGAAGGTGAAAGAGCCCGTCGTTGTTGTGGGAGCAGGTGGCGCGGCGCGAGCAGTGATTTACGCTCTTCTTCAACTGGGAGTTAGAGACATCTGGGTAGTGAACAGAACGCTCGAGAGGGCAAAAAACCTGGGCTTTCCTGTAAAGGTCTTTTCCCTCGATCGTCTCGATGAAATGGTGAGGGAGGCAAACAGTCTTTTCAATACAACTTCGGTTGGTATGAAAGGAGAAAAGCTTGCCATTTCTGATGATTCGTTGAAAAACTTGGATCTTGTTTACGATGTCATCTACTTCGACACGCCGCTTACTATGAAAGCGAGAGAACTCGGTGTAAAACACGTTATAAAGGGAAATCTCATGTTCTACTACCAGGCGATGGAGAACTTAAAGATATGGGGAATCTACGTTGAAGAAGTATTCAGGGGCGTATTCGGGGAGGTTTTGAGATGA